From Perognathus longimembris pacificus isolate PPM17 chromosome 4, ASM2315922v1, whole genome shotgun sequence, one genomic window encodes:
- the Frzb gene encoding secreted frizzled-related protein 3 codes for MPLRPEACALGKRSQRARSGARGSSWDPRKGLSSKKEERLLGKEKLRSDRAYRPITVSASSGPEETPELTPSSPGLCGSLSHPAEIMLLLRAGLFALAVLCLLQVPGARAAACEPVRIPLCKSLPWNMTKMPNHLHHSTQANAILAIEQFEGLLGTHCSPDLLFFLCAMYAPICTIDFQHEPIKPCKSVCERARQGCEPILVKYRHAWPESLACEELPVYDRGVCISPEAIVTAEGADFPMDSNNGNCRGVNSERCKCKPIRATQKTYFRNNYNYVIRAKVKEVKTKCHDVTAVVEVKEILKASLVNIPRDTVSLYTSSGCLCPPLHVNEEYIIMGYEDEERSRLLLVEGSIAEKWKDRLGKKVKRWDVKLRHLGLSKTDSGISDSTQNQKSGRNSNPRQVRT; via the exons ATGCCGCTACGTCCAGAGGCGTGCGCATTGGGAAAGAGGAGCCAGAGGGCCAGGAGCGGAGCTCGAGGAAGCTCGTGGGATCCCAGGAAGGGACTCTCATCCAAGAAAGAGGAGAGGTTGCTGGGGAAGGAGAAGCTCCGGAGCGATCGAGCCTATCGACCCATCACAGTGTCCGCTTCCAGTGGGCCGGAGGAGACCCCGGAGCTGACACCCAGCAGTCCCGGGCTCTGTGGCTCGCTGTCCCATCCCGCTGAGATCATGCTGCTGCTGCGGGCCGGGCTGTTCGCCCTGGCTGTGCTCTGCCTGCTCCAGGTGCCCGGAGCCCGGGCAGCAGCTTGTGAGCCCGTCCGCATCCCCCTGTGTAAGTCGCTGCCCTGGAACATGACCAAGATGCCCAACCACCTGcaccacagcacccaggccaatgCCATTTTGGCGATCGAGCAGTTCGAAGGTCTGTTGGGCACCCACTGCAGCCCCgacctcctcttcttcctgtgtGCTATGTACGCGCCCATCTGCACCATCGACTTCCAGCACGAGCCCATCAAACCCTGCAAGTCGGTGTGCGAGCGCGCGCGGCAGGGCTGCGAGCCCATCCTGGTCAAGTACCGTCATGCGTGGCCCGAGAGCCTGGCCTGCGAGGAGCTGCCCGTGTACGATCGCGGCGTGTGCATCTCTCCCGAGGCCATCGTCACCGCCGAGGGAGCCG ATTTTCCCATGGATTCCAATAATGGAAACTGTAGAGGGGTTAACAGTG AACGCTGCAAATGCAAGCCAATTAGAGCTACACAGAAGACCTATTTCCGGAACAATTACAACTATG TCATTCGAGCTAAAGTGAAGGAGGTGAAGACTAAGTGCCATGATGTGACTGCAGTGGTGGAGGTGAAGGAGATTCTAAAGGCATCTCTGGTGAACATTCCCAGGGATACTGTGAGCCTGTATACTAGCTCtggctgcctgtgccctccacTTCATGTGAACGAGGAGTATATCATTATGGGCTATGAAGATGAGGAGCGCTCCAG GTTACTCCTGGTGGAAGGGTCTATAGCTGAGAAATGGAAGGATCGACTTGGTAAAAAAGTTAAG CGCTGGGATGTGAAGCTCCGTCATCTTGGACTGAGTAAAACTGACTCTGGCATTAGTGATTCCACGCAGAATCAGAAGTCTGGCAGGAACTCCAACCCTCGGCAAGTGCGTACCTAA